A region of Candidatus Eremiobacteraceae bacterium DNA encodes the following proteins:
- a CDS encoding FHA domain-containing protein, producing the protein MTRAWYDRIQRGYKSRPQSTSGETTISDRTTDTTETYRRSPATAFPGRSTPHDTRICARCEATNSLGETFCKVCGDELPAPIGGGIPTAVPTRRITRPTVDGELIVHEDGVGSIGCVVKLDRDVLLVGRASKLDRVFPEIDLTAADPESYVSRRHALILRRHGGFAIEDLDSANGTYLNGSTRVGAHILAALKDGDRLMFGQTHCTLRLCPAKES; encoded by the coding sequence GTGACGCGAGCGTGGTACGATAGGATTCAGCGCGGGTATAAGTCACGGCCGCAATCCACTTCAGGGGAGACGACGATCAGCGACCGAACAACCGACACAACCGAGACCTACCGCCGCTCGCCGGCAACGGCGTTCCCCGGTAGAAGCACACCGCACGACACGCGCATCTGCGCCCGCTGCGAGGCCACCAATAGCCTCGGCGAGACTTTTTGCAAAGTGTGCGGGGACGAATTGCCGGCACCGATCGGCGGCGGAATCCCAACCGCGGTCCCGACGCGGCGCATCACACGTCCGACCGTGGACGGCGAATTGATCGTCCACGAGGACGGGGTTGGAAGCATCGGCTGCGTGGTGAAGCTCGACCGAGACGTGCTCCTTGTGGGCCGCGCGTCGAAGTTGGATCGGGTGTTTCCCGAGATCGACCTAACAGCGGCGGATCCGGAAAGCTACGTCTCGCGCCGCCATGCGCTCATCTTGCGCAGACACGGCGGATTCGCCATCGAGGACTTGGACAGCGCGAACGGGACCTATCTCAACGGGTCGACGCGCGTCGGCGCGCATATATTGGCGGCGCTGAAAGACGGCGACAGGCTGATGTTCGGTCAAACGCACTGTACTTTGCGGCTGTGCCCGGCCAAAGAATCTTAG